A section of the Triticum dicoccoides isolate Atlit2015 ecotype Zavitan chromosome 7A, WEW_v2.0, whole genome shotgun sequence genome encodes:
- the LOC119331508 gene encoding pentatricopeptide repeat-containing protein At3g42630-like — MGSLFLPWPLPSAVCPLPAARRRPPEHHHAPLAVPSSSSHHVRLPPPLSSLSELRLTQTDLARAHTPASTRIVPRPRTAPPDADAAAALMVARAEAGDFVRAQSIWAQLLLSSAAPCLTAAAPRLLPAYARVGRYDEVLLAARELAARDPAAARDLYPLAVSCLGAAGELALMEDAVQEMARAGLGVDSATGNAFVRHYAASGTVSEMETAVGRLKKTGLLISVDAIRAVASAYIAHRKYYKLGEFVRGVGLGRRDAGNLLWNLYLLSFAANFKMKSLQRAFLEMTAAGCRPDLTTFNIRAAAFSKMCMFWDLHLTAEHMRRDGVAPDLVTHGCFVDAYMERRLARNISFAFRRLDGGAEPVVATDGVVFEAFGKGGFHATSEVLLEAAGGKRRWTYYDLLGVYLRKQHRRNQIFWNY; from the coding sequence ATGGGCTCCCTCTTCCTTCCATGGCCGCTGCCTTCCGCCGTTTGTCCTCTCCCGGCCGCTCGTCGCCGACCCCCGGAGCACCACCACGCGCCGCTCGCCGTCCCATCCTCCTCGTCTCATCACGTCCGCCTCCCTCCTCCCCTTTCTTCGCTCAGTGAGCTCCGTCTCACTCAAACTGACCTCGCCCGAGCGCACACGCCAGCGTCGACGCGCATCGTGCCCCGTCCAAGAACTGCCCCACCGGATGCCGACGCCGCGGCGGCCCTCATGGTCGCCCGCGCGGAGGCCGGCGACTTCGTGCGGGCTCAGTCCATCTGGGCGCAGCTCCTGCTCAGCTCCGCCGCGCCGTGCCTGACTGCCGCGGCGCCCCGCCTCCTCCCGGCGTACGCGCGCGTCGGCCGCTACGACGAGGTCCTcctcgccgcgagggagctcgcCGCGCGTGACCCCGCCGCGGCGCGGGACCTCTACCCGCTCGCCGTTTCCTGCCTcggcgccgccggcgagctcgctcTCATGGAGGACGCCGTGCAGGAGATGGCCCGCGCCGGCCTCGGCGTCGACTCCGCCACCGGCAACGCCTTCGTGCGGCACTACGCAGCCTCCGGCACCGTCTCGGAGATGGAGACGGCGGTCGGCCGGCTCAAGAAGACCGGCCTCCTCATCTCCGTCGACGCCATCCGCGCCGTCGCTTCGGCGTACATCGCCCACCGGAAGTACTACAAGCTCGGCGAGTTCGTCAGGGGCGTCGGCCTCGGCCGCCGGGACGCCGGCAACCTGCTCTGGAACCTCTACCTTCTCTCCTTCGCGGCCAACTTCAAGATGAAGTCGCTGCAGCGCGCCTTCCTGGAGATGACCGCCGCCGGGTGCCGGCCGGACCTCACCACCTTCAACAtccgcgccgccgccttctccaAGATGTGCATGTTCTGGGACCTCCACCTCACCGCCGAGCACATGCGCCGCGACGGCGTCGCGCCGGACCTCGTCACGCACGGCTGCTTCGTGGACGCCTACATGGAGCGCCGGCTCGCGCGCAACATCTCCTTCGCGTTCCGCCGGCTGGACGGCGGCGCCGAGCCTGTCGTGGCCACGGACGGCGTCGTGTTCGAGGCGTTCGGCAAGGGGGGCTTCCACGCCACCTCCGAGGTACTGCTAGAGGCGGCCGGCGGGAAGCGGCGATGGACGTACTACGACTTGCTCGGCGTCTACCTGAGGAAGCAGCACAGGAGAAACCAAATCTTTTGGAACTACTGA
- the LOC119331507 gene encoding RNA pseudouridine synthase 3, mitochondrial, with protein MLRRRLGTWPWPAARRGLSRLAPPAPAPVVRVDSNNVARLGAPKPGPRPRQLLSLPPFPAGADPLPGRKVAPRHVTAVSWVKHCFADVPQEVVQAHFNKRQVYTECSDQEVSAESIWCRKHHLKKIKHSEVMEPGMRIHLPVSVAEAEIKKRYETIPTATLHPNRDEIEYLKRLVIYKDSAILVLNKPPKVPMKGNLPVHNSMDVLAAAALSYGNEEGPKLVHRLDRDTSGLLLMGRTRESFTRLHWLFTSIKLARTASQIWNTACESYVQRYWALVIGTPTESEGVISAPLTKVLLDDGKAERVILAHPSGIDGAQEAVTEYRVMGPTINGCSWIELRPLTGRKHQLRVHCAEALGTPIVGDYKYGWFVHQRWKQNPQPDFEPFTGEPYKLRRPEGLEVQKGSVLSKVPLLHLHCREMVVPNIAKFLSNTGEWHDNGTPWSKEKPNLLRFIAPLPAHMKISWNIMSSYLV; from the exons ATGCTGCGGCGTCGCCTGGGGAcgtggccatggccggcggcaAGGCGGGGGCTGTCGCGGCTggcgccgcccgcgcccgcgccggtAGTGCGCGTGGACAGCAACAACGTGGCCCGCCTCGGCGCGCCCAAGCCCGGGCCGAGGCCGCGGCAGCTGCTCTCCCTGCCGCCGTTCCCTGCCGGCGCCGACCCGCTCCCCGGGAGGAAGGTGGCGCCGCGCCACGTGACGGCGGTCAGCTGGGTGAAGCACTGCTTCGCCGACGTGCCGCAGGAGGTCGTGCAGGCGCACTTCAACAAGAGGCAG GTTTACACTGAGTGCTCAGATCAGGAGGTTTCAGCAGAGAGCATTTGGTGCCGGAAGCATCATTTGAAGAAG ATCAAGCATTCTGAAGTGATGGAGCCTGGCATGAGAATTCATCTTCCTGTGTCTGTGGCTGAGGCCGAGATAAAGAAGCGGTATGAGACCATTCCAACTGCCACACTGCATCCCAATAGGGATGAGATTGAGTACCTGAAAAGGCTTGTCATCTACAAG GACTCAGCCATACTTGTGCTTAACAAGCCTCCAAAAGTGCCCATGAAGGGGAATTTACCAGTACATAACAGTATGGATGTGCTTGCAGCAGCAGCACTGTCATATGGGAATGAAGAGGGTCCAAAATTG GTCCATCGACTGGACAGAGATACTAGTGGTTTGctgttgatgggaagaacaagagaAAGCTTTACCCGGCTGCACTGGCTCTTCACTAGCATCAAATTGGCAAGAACAGCTTCGCAG ATATGGAATACTGCCTGTGAATCATACGTGCAGAGGTACTGGGCGTTGGTCATTGGGACCCCTACAGAGAGTGAAGGAGTTATATCTGCTCCTCTCACAAAG GTACTTCTTGATGATGGAAAAGCTGAGAGGGTCATTCTGGCGCATCCCTCTGGCATAGATGGTGCACAAGAGGCTGTTACTGAGTATCGAGTGATGGGACCCACCATCAATGGCTGTTCCTGGATTGAGTTGCGCCCATTGACAGGCCGGAAGCATCAG CTCCGAGTGCACTGTGCGGAAGCCTTGGGCACTCCCATTGTTGGAGATTACAAATATGGGTGGTTCGTGCACCAAAGGTGGAAGCAGAATCCCCAACCGGACTTTGAGCCGTTCACCGGGGAACCATACAAGCTGAGGCGGCCTGAAGGCTTGGAGGTTCAGAAGGGCAGTGTTCTCTCTAAAGTCCCTTTGCTGCACCTCCATTGCCGGGAGATGGTGGTCCCGAACATCGCAAAGTTCCTGAGTAACACCGGAGAGTGGCATGATAATGGCACCCCATGGTCCAAGGAGAAGCCGAATCTCCTAAGGTTCATCGCACCGTTGCCCGCGCACATGAAAATTAGCTGGAATATAATGTCTTCCTACCTGGTGTAA
- the LOC119331202 gene encoding probable mitochondrial adenine nucleotide transporter BTL1, with the protein MGVEEGFRGNKLTLASIGFAEARGAGAFKDDGLLGVGLPKPKDGYLDWDVAVRLSLPDVGAAVRTLLRRREIAEFVSGAMAGTMTKAVLAPLETIRTRMVVGVGSKQIFGTFMEIMEHNGWQGLWAGNTINMIRIIPTQAIELGTFECVKRSMTSAQLRWKEDGCPKIQLGGLTIELPLHLLSPIAVGGAAAGIVSTLVCHPLEVLKDRLTVNRDAYPRNIALAFNKIYRTEGVGGLYAGLCPTLVGMLPYSTCYYFMYETIKTSYCRAHEKKSLSRPELLVIGALSGLTASTISFPLEVARKRLMVGALRGRCPPNMVAALAEVVKEEGFKGLFRGWAASSLKVMPTSGVTWVFYEACKDILLAPHLA; encoded by the exons ATGGGCGTGGAGGAGGGCTTTCGCGGCAACAAGCTCACGCTCGCCAGCATCGGCTTCGCCGAAGCCCGCGGCGCCGGCGCGTTCAAGGACGACGGTCTGCTTGGAGTGGGGCTCCCCAAGCCCAAGGACGGCTACCTCGACTGGGACGTAGCAGTCAGGCTCAGCCTGCCGGACGTCGGCGCCGCCGTCAGG ACTTTGCTGAGGCGTCGAGAAATTGCAGAATTCGTCAGCGGGGCAATGGCTGGTACCATGACTAAAGCTGTTCTTGCTCCTCTAGAAACTATCAG GACAAGAATGGTTGTCGGTGTAGGGTCAAAACAGATTTTCGGTACTTTCATGGAGATCATGGAACACAATGGCTGGCAAGGGCTCTGGGCAGGCAACACGATTAACATGATCCGCATCATTCCTACTCAAGCAATTGAGCTCGGCACATTCGAGTGCGTCAAACGGAGCATGACTTCAGCACAATTGCGATGGAAAGAGGATGGATGCCCAAAGATACAGCTCGGTGGTTTGAcgatcgagctgcctcttcacctgcTATCTCCAATCGCCGTTGGAGGCGCGGCAGCTGGGATAGTCAGCACTTTAGTGTGCCACCCCCTTGAGGTCCTCAAG GATCGTCTGACTGTTAACCGCGACGCGTATCCTAGAAATATCGCCCTTGCGTTCAACAAGATCTACCGAACCGAAGGCGTCGGCGGTCTGTACGCCGGCCTGTGCCCGACGCTGGTCGGCATGCTCCCTTACAGCACATGCTACTACTTCATGTATGAGACGATCAAGACCTCCTACTGCCGTGCACATGAGAAGAAGTCGCTGAGCCGTCCCGAGCTGCTGGTCATCGGAGCTCTTTCAG GTCTGACGGCGAGCACGATCAGCTTCCCTCTGGAAGTGGCGAGGAAGCGGCTGATGGTCGGAGCCCTGCGAGGGAGATGCCCGCCCAACATGGTCGCGGCCTTGGCCGAGGTGGTCAAGGAGGAGGGCTTCAAGGGGCTGTTCCGCGGCTGGGCGGCGAGCTCCCTCAAGGTCATGCCCACGTCCGGCGTCACCTGGGTGTTCTACGAGGCATGCAAGGACATCCTTCTGGCTCCACACCTAGCCTAG
- the LOC119330626 gene encoding pumilio homolog 5-like → MATQSAVRLIGGAGAGGWTKDFGAFDSPLGNLPGEGLGFVENGSGIYGGWGESVPNRSGSAPPSMEGSLAALGNLIGQRSGNFDTSLGNLDNVTGSSTAEEQLRADPAYFDYYGSKVNLNPRLPPPLISRESRRFMNRVGKVKEWRVVSQDDSNKGSLFIPRSTLSTHKEEPEDDKSPRLDSSSADDEQMNLVDFVQESFQQNPDSLYDNSSHLSSSSIGDGVAVHSNIDSSRNLPHDVVKPSGLNSWTPVPLASVLRSTLSNNLSSTSVPSSSCSDNNPSVQISEQQQEKQSIDMKPGNDVPVSGAVVTKLDVVDSSMKNLKLSLDSPTTSQVKQQWQGNFLQQYGFSPLVQGDHMPMTPHGAHLPHVPFVDNVSHTQLKLPTGDMQQLLPQLGMPTPFYTPNSFGSPYYQNLHPASVLANPYVTAGYALGGSGFPPVMTSYSPQSSAATPLDSPMTPSFSGRPSGFPSAGNLTAGTEFVQPYKMYGQLGVPMQPTIPDPNFFQFFQHPSFPQYASGNQYNTLAPRGSVFGNVADNFDPRKLFPQAQYPSDQRLQLPKTGIFNSPTTLRGGTVPNYHGISPYVGAPLTYPTSPVFQGQPFSGISPSGRNDSARFQSASRSMTAVSGFQGQREREKFDNPKACTFLEELKSNRARRVELSDITGRIVDFSADQHGSRFIQQKLENCSAEEKAAVFAEVLPHASSLMTDVFGNYVIQKFFEHGTPEQRRDLAAKLAGHVVPLSLQMYGCRVIQKALEVMELDQKIDLVRELDGNIMRCVRDQNGNHVIQKCIECVPTEHIGFVVSAFRGQVASLSMHPYGCRVIQRVLEHCGGDSRGQCIIDEILQSACILAQDQYGNYVTQHVVEKGKSHERAQIISKLAGQVVTMSQNKFASNVIEKCFQHGDIAERDLLIREIVEQTDGNDTLLAMMKDQYANYVVQKILETCNDEQRELLVSRVKGHLQALRKYTYGKHTASRVEQLCGEGDAECDS, encoded by the exons ATGGCCACACAGAGTGCTGTTCGGTTGATTGGAGGGGCAGGGGCTGGTGGCTGGACTAAGGATTTCGGAGCATTCGACTCTCCACTGGGAAATCTTCCAGGAGAAGGGCTGGGGTTTGTGGAGAATGGCAGTGGGATTTATGGGGGCTGGGGGGAATCTGTCCCAAATCGAAGTGGAAGCGCACCTCCTAGCATGGAGGGATCTCTGGCTGCTCTTGGTAATCTTATAGGTCAGCGGAGTGGAAACTTCGACACCAGTTTAGGTAACTTGGACAATGTGACTGGCAGTTCCACGGCTGAGGAGCAGTTACGTGCTGATCCTGCATACTTTGACTATTATGGTTCCAAGGTGAATTTGAACCCAAGGCTTCCTCCTCCACTAATCTCAAGGGAGAGCCGCCGCTTCATGAACCGAGTTGGCAAGGTTAAAGAATGGAGAGTGGTTTCCCAAGATGACAGCAATAAAGGCTCCTTATTTATACCTCGATCTACTCTATCAACTCACAAGGAAGAACCGGAAGATGATAAGTCTCCAAGGTTGGATTCAAGTTCTGCAGATGATGAACAGATGAATCTTGTGGATTTTGTGCAG GAGAGCTTCCAGCAGAACCCCGATTCGTTGTATGATAACTCTTCACATCTATCAAGCAGCAGTATTGGTGATGGCGTAGCTGTCCATTCTAATATTGACTCATCAAGGAATTTGCCACATGATGTTGTCAAGCCATCAGGGTTAAATTCGTGGACACCTGTACCTTTGGCCAGTGTACTGAGAAGTACACTTAGCAACAATCTTTCATCTACATCTGTTCCCAGTTCATCATGTTCTGATAATAACCCTAGTGTACAAATTTCTGAGCAACAGCAAGAAAAGCAGAGCATAGACATGAAGCCTGGAAATGATGTGCCTGTCAGTGGGGCAGTTGTTACTAAACTTGATGTTGTGGACTCTAGCATGAAGAATTTGAAGTTAAGTTTGGATAGCCCGACTACGTCACAAGTTAAGCAGCAGTGGCAGGGCAATTTCTTGCAGCAGTATGGCTTCTCACCTCTAGTCCAAGGCGACCATATGCCAATGACTCCTCATGGAGCACATCTGCCCCATGTTCCTTTTGTTGACAACGTGTCTCATACTCAGCTAAAACTACCCACTGGTGACATGCAGCAACTTTTACCTCAACTTGGTATGCCAACACCCTTTTATACACCGAATTCTTTTGGAAGCCCATATTATCAGAATTTGCATCCAGCCAGTGTATTGGCAAATCCTTATGTGACTGCTGGGTATGCTTTGGGTGGTTCAGGTTTCCCACCCGTTATGACTAGCTATTCTCCCCAGAGTTCTGCTGCGACACCTCTCGACAGTCCTATGACTCCAAGCTTTAGTGGTAGGCCATCTGGTTTTCCTTCAGCAGGGAATCTTACTGCAGGAACCGAGTTTGTTCAGCCATATAAAATGTATGGGCAACTCGGGGTTCCCATGCAGCCAACTATTCCCGACCCGAACTTTTTTCAGTTCTTTCAGCATCCCTCTTTTCCACAGTATGCTAGTGGAAATCAATACAATACATTGGCTCCAAGGGGTAGTGTTTTTGGAAATGTTGCTGATAATTTTGATCCACGTAAGTTATTTCCTCAAGCTCAATATCCATCTGATCAGAGGCTTCAACTTCCAAAAACTGGAATTTTTAATTCTCCTACAACCCTAAGAGGAGGAACTGTTCCAAATTATCATGGCATTTCACCCTATGTTGGAGCGCCATTGACTTATCCAACAAGCCCAGTGTTTCAGGGGCAACCTTTCTCTGGAATTTCCCCCTCTGGTAGAAATGATTCTGCGAGGTTTCAGTCCGCCTCAAGAAGTATGACTGCTGTTTCTGGGTTTCAAGGGCAGCGAGAAAGGGAGAAATTTGATAACCCGAAGGCATGCACTTTCCTGGAAGAACTGAAGTCCAACAGAGCACGTAGGGTTGAGCTATCTGATATCACAGGTCGCATAGTAGATTTCAG CGCTGACCAACATGGTAGCCGTTTCATCCAGCAGAAATTGGAAAACTGCAGTGCTGAAGAGAAGGCAGCCGTGTTTGCAGAAGTTCTTCCTCATGCTTCATCTTTAATGACTGATGTGTTCGGGAATTATGTGATCCAAAAG TTTTTTGAACATGGAACTCCTGAGCAAAGAAGGGATCTTGCCGCCAAGCTTGCTGGTCATGTTGTACCTTTGAGCCTTCAGATGTATGGATGCCGAGTAATTCAAAAG GCTCTGGAAGTTATGGAACTTGACCAGAAAATAGATCTGGTCCGCGAGCTTGATGGAAATATTATGCGATGTGTTCGTGACCAAAATGGGAATCATGTTATACAGAAGTGCATAGAGTGTGTCCCCACAGAACATATTGGTTTTGTAGTATCTGCTTTTCGGGGACAAGTTGCTAGCCTTTCAATGCATCCATATGGTTGCCGTGTTATTCAG AGAGTTTTGGAGCATTGTGGTGGTGATTCACGAGGTCAGTGCATAATAGATGAAATATTGCAGTCCGCTTGCATCCTCGCACAAGACCAGTATGGCAACTATGTCACACAG CATGTTGTGGAAAAAGGAAAAAGTCATGAAAGGGCTCAAATTATCAGTAAGTTGGCTGGGCAGGTTGTCACCATGAGCCAAAATAAATTTGCATCAAATGTGATAGAGAAGTGTTTCCAACATGGAGATATTGCGGAACGAGATCTTCTAATCAGAGAGATTGTGGAGCAGACTGACGGAAATGATACCTTGCTG GCAATGATGAAGGATCAGTATGCTAATTATGTTGTTCAGAAGATACTTGAAACATGCAACGATGAGCAGCGGGAACTTCTGGTCAGCCGTGTAAAGGGTCACTTGCAAGCACTGAGGAAGTACACCTATGGCAAACATACCGCGAGCCGAGTCGAGCAGCTTTGCGGTGAAG GAGATGCCGAGTGCGACTCCTAG